The Xiphophorus couchianus chromosome 5, X_couchianus-1.0, whole genome shotgun sequence genome includes a region encoding these proteins:
- the slc2a15b gene encoding solute carrier family 2 member 15b translates to MAEELLKENAAKISGHLTWSLLAVAFLASFGSSMLYGFNLAVVNSPAEYIKAFYNETLTEQHHWIPDEHFLTILYSLTVSIFAIGGMTGALLVGKLVTKYGRKGTLVRSTMLVFIGGSLMGFSRWFRNPFMVVAGRFITGVHSGISLSVVPMYLGEIAPKNLRGFLGLVPSIHICLGVFGAQVLGLSELLGKEEHWPLLLSLVLFPTLVQLMLLPWFPESPRYLLIEKGNVHATVSALKCFRKKGNIQAEVEEMQEEQRSLSSIKILSVRRLLTDRSVRWQVLTIVVVNIGMQLSGIDAIWFYTNEIFRNAGIPEPHIQYTTVGTGAVEVIAGTLGCFTIERVGRRPLIIGGFLFMGLCCAGITVSVLLQAQFPFMSYISVGCVVGIIAGFCIGPAGIPFLITAELFKQSHRPSAYTVAGCLNWLSNFTIGFVFPFLEDATGPYCYLIFCAVCWGVAAYTIWVIPETKNKTFLEISQMFATKNSVQKEDPTPNSHLKLALMNGYGSLRLHDEK, encoded by the exons ATGGCAGAGGAGCTGTTAAaggaaaatgctgcaaaaatcaGTGGG CATCTCACATGGTCACTGCTGGCGGTGGCTTTCCTGGCCTCGTTCGGCAGCTCCATGCTCTACGGCTTCAATTTGGCCGTCGTCAACTCGCCCGCAGAG TACATCAAAGCCTTCTACAACGAGACGCTAACCGAGCAACATCACTGGATCCCTGACGAGCATTTCTTGACAATCTTATACTCCCTCACTGTGTCCATCTTTGCCATCGGTGGGATGACCGGTGCACTGCTGGTGGGCAAACTTGTCACTAAATATGGAAG AAAAGGGACTCTGGTGCGGTCCACCATGCTGGTGTTTATCGGAGGGTCTTTGATGGGCTTCAGCAGATGGTTCAGGAATCCCTTCATGGTCGTCGCAGGACGCTTCATCACAGGGGTCCATTCAG ggATCTCTCTCAGCGTGGTGCCAATGTACCTCGGAGAGATCGCCCCCAAGAACCTACGCGGGTTTCTGGGCCTTGTTCCCAGTATCCACATCTGTCTGGGAGTCTTCGGTGCTCAGGTTCTTGGGCTCTCTGAGCTGCTAGGAAAG GAAGAACATTGGCCGCTGCTCCTGTCCCTCGTATTGTTTCCTACTTTGGTCCAGCTGatgctgttgccatggtttccAGAGAGTCCACGGTACCTGCTGATTGAGAAGGGAAATGTCCACGCGACAGTTTCAG CCCTCAAGTGTTTCCGCAAAAAGGGAAACATCCAGGCTGAGGTGGAGGAGATGCAGGAGGAACAACGGTCGCTCTCCTCCATCAAGATCCTCTCTGTCCGCCGTCTGCTCACGGACCGCTCTGTCCGCTGGCAGGTCCTCACCATCGTGGTGGTCAACATCGGGATGCAGCTGTCTGGGATCGATGCA ATCTGGTTCTACACAAATGAAATATTCAGGAATGCGGGAATCCCAGAACCTCACATTCAGTACACGACGGTGGGAACTGGAGCCGTAGAGGTCATCGCTGGGACGCTGGGG TGTTTCACCATTGAGCGTGTGGGCAGACGACCACTGATTATCGGTGGGTTCCTCTTCATGGGTCTGTGCTGTGCGGGAATCACCGTGTCCGTCCTCCTCCAG GCGCAGTTTCCCTTCATGAGCTACATCAGTGTGGGCTGTGTTGTGGGGATCATCGCTGGCTTCTGCATAGGTCCAG CCGGCATTCCTTTTCTGATCACAGCTGAGCTCTTTAAGCAGTCGCACCGACCGTCGGCCTACACCGTGGCCGGCTGCCTCAACTGGCTGTCGAACTTCACCATTGGCTTCGTCTTTCCCTTCCTCGAG GACGCGACGGGCCCATACTGCTACCTGATCTTCTGCGCGGTCTGCTGGGGAGTCGCTGCGTACACCATATGGGTCATTCCTGAGACCAAGAACAAAACCTTCCTGGAGATCAGCCAGATGTTCGCGACCAAAAACAGCGTCCAGAAGGAGGATCCGACTCCAAACAGTCACCTGAAACTGGCGCTGATGAACGGCTACGGATCACTCAGGCTCCATGACGAAAAGTGA